A genome region from Piliocolobus tephrosceles isolate RC106 chromosome 8, ASM277652v3, whole genome shotgun sequence includes the following:
- the LOC111551463 gene encoding LOW QUALITY PROTEIN: uncharacterized protein LOC111551463 (The sequence of the model RefSeq protein was modified relative to this genomic sequence to represent the inferred CDS: inserted 4 bases in 4 codons; substituted 3 bases at 3 genomic stop codons): LGSVKGXAGARXLSSLASGATEDSKQDLWSPLHLLWVEPCEIDNIQPFRAKTNARFVGCSLTERLLGGLCRGWMSRGHPPEPAGGPGFEATRPVVYRLXCRLGERGGSRNTEEVKRQNQEDGVLQRRRSTEAEVQVCRDIDCVSRQVKDRSVGASSELHXFPGYLEPWITLRSATCQLISKLLLAGLRLSGEDXGRPCVAGWTQAHLADYSCXCSPACPQEVRVRLLFXHDHGRRGTNMRVRASPQWWLPRAGATLGEGLGQATLSLAATAWVNCLTGLATHAQKAEALPAFSSHPALAQGHT, from the exons CTGGGTAGTGTGAAAGGATAGGCTGGAGCTAGGTAGCTAAGCAGCTTGGCAAGTGGAGCTACTGAGGATTCCAAACAGGACCTCTGGAGTCCTCTCCACCTTTTATGGGTTGAACCATGTGAAATAGACAATATTCAGCCATTTAGGGCCAAGACAAATGCCAGGTTTGTGGGGTGCAGCCTCACAGAGAGGCTGCTTGGGGGTCTTTGCAGAGGGTGGATGAGCAGAGGGCATCCTCCGGAGCCTGCTGGGGGACCCGGCTTTGAGGCCACCAGGCCGGTGGTGTACAGACTCTAGTGTAGGCTGGGAGAAAGGGGAGGTTCAAGAAACACGGAGGAGGTGAAGCGGCAGAACCAGGAGGATGGGGTGCTGCAGAGGAGAAGGAGCACTGAGGCTGAGGTCCAGGTTTGCAGAGATATAGACTGTGTGTCCCGCCAGGTAAAAGACAG GTCTGTGGGTGCCTCGTCTGAGCTAC AGTTTCCAGGTTACCTGGAACCGTGGATAACTCTCAGATCAGCAACTTGTCAGTTGATTTCCAAGCTGCTGTTGGCTGGACTCAGGCTCAGCGGGGAGG CTGGCAGGCCCTGTGTTGCGGGCTGGACTCAGGCCCATCTCGCTGATTACTCTT TTTGCTCTCCAGCATGTCCTCAGGAGGTCAGAGTCCGCTTGTTGT TCCATGACCACGGGAGGAGGGGCACCAACATGAGGGTGCGAGCATCTCCCCAGTGGTGGCTTCCCAGGGCTGGGGCAACCCTGGGGGAGGGGTTGGGACAGGCAACTCTGTCGCTTGCTGCCACTGCCTGGGTCAACTGCCTGACAGGGTTGGCCACTcatgctcagaaggctgaggcctTACCTGCCTTCTCCTCTCACCCAGCGCTCGCACAAGGACATACCTGA